In a single window of the Candidatus Methylomirabilota bacterium genome:
- a CDS encoding FAD-binding oxidoreductase, with amino-acid sequence MDKQRIIQALAAIVGRKWVIADPDELSVYECDGMTFLEKAKPDVVVLPNSTEQVVEVVKLCDREQLPFLPRGAGTGLSGGAIAAQGGIIIGLNRMNRILEIDLANQRAVVEPGLVNIALTQAVADRGHYFAPDPASQIASTIGGNVAENAGGPHCLKYGTTTIHILGLELVLPSGEVVQLGGRTLDCPGYDLTGLFTGSEGTLGIATKVIVRLLPRAEAVKTLLASFPTVDAASEVVSETIAAGIIPAAMEMMDRHIIRALEAWLQIGYPEGAGAVLLIELDGPAAEIEAQAEQIKRICVRRGALDLRLAKDEQERALLWRGRKGAVAAIGRITHEFYLQDGVVPRTRLPQVLREVEAIAERHVCVIANVFHAGDGNLHPLICFDSRREGELQRALAAGSEIMRLCLAVGGSITGEHGIGMEKIDFIPLMYSPDDVDAMRRVRTAFDGSSRCNPGKLLPTPRSCGETNISYRPHRIEREGLTQRY; translated from the coding sequence ATGGATAAGCAACGGATTATCCAAGCGCTGGCAGCCATCGTGGGCCGCAAATGGGTGATCGCGGACCCGGACGAGTTAAGCGTCTACGAGTGTGACGGGATGACATTCCTGGAGAAGGCAAAGCCCGACGTGGTGGTTCTCCCCAACAGTACGGAGCAGGTGGTCGAGGTGGTGAAACTGTGCGACAGGGAGCAGCTTCCCTTCCTGCCGCGTGGGGCGGGGACCGGGCTGTCCGGCGGCGCCATTGCTGCCCAGGGAGGAATCATTATCGGGCTGAACCGCATGAACCGGATCCTGGAGATCGATCTGGCGAATCAGCGCGCAGTGGTCGAACCTGGTCTGGTGAACATTGCCCTGACCCAGGCGGTTGCCGATCGCGGCCACTACTTCGCGCCGGATCCGGCCAGCCAGATTGCCTCAACCATCGGCGGGAATGTCGCGGAAAACGCCGGAGGCCCCCACTGCCTGAAGTACGGGACGACGACGATACATATCCTCGGTCTTGAGCTGGTCCTGCCGTCAGGAGAGGTTGTCCAGCTTGGCGGAAGGACCCTGGACTGCCCCGGTTACGATCTCACCGGTCTCTTTACCGGCTCCGAAGGGACCCTGGGAATTGCGACGAAGGTCATTGTTCGCCTCCTGCCCCGCGCGGAGGCCGTGAAAACTCTGCTGGCCTCCTTCCCCACCGTTGACGCGGCCAGTGAGGTCGTGTCGGAAACCATCGCCGCAGGCATCATCCCTGCGGCGATGGAGATGATGGATCGCCACATCATCAGGGCGCTTGAAGCGTGGCTGCAGATCGGCTACCCTGAGGGCGCCGGCGCGGTGCTGCTGATCGAGCTGGATGGGCCGGCTGCGGAGATCGAGGCCCAGGCTGAGCAGATTAAGCGCATCTGTGTGCGGCGCGGCGCCCTGGACCTTCGACTCGCCAAAGATGAGCAGGAGCGGGCCCTGCTCTGGAGGGGACGGAAGGGCGCGGTGGCGGCCATCGGCCGGATTACCCATGAATTCTATCTGCAGGACGGCGTCGTCCCACGAACCAGGCTCCCCCAGGTACTCAGGGAGGTTGAGGCGATCGCGGAGCGACATGTGTGCGTCATTGCAAATGTCTTCCACGCAGGCGACGGCAACCTCCATCCCCTGATCTGCTTCGATTCACGCCGAGAGGGCGAATTGCAGCGGGCGCTTGCGGCCGGGTCGGAGATCATGAGGCTCTGCCTGGCCGTCGGCGGTAGCATTACGGGGGAGCACGGCATCGGGATGGAAAAGATTGACTTTATCCCGCTGATGTACAGTCCTGACGATGTGGATGCGATGCGGCGGGTTCGGACGGCCTTTGACGGCTCTTCACGGTGTAACCCCGGTAAACTCCTGCCCACCCCCAGGTCGTGCGGTGAAACCAACATCTCCTATCGACCACATCGTATTGAACGGGAGGGTCTGACGCAGCGCTACTGA
- a CDS encoding aspartate aminotransferase family protein has product MKGGGRVKKAEPSIYEEFRRTHSRSEALFRRAKTTIAGGLTHDIRHLHPFPIYVDRAGGSRKWDVDGHELIDYWMGHGALILGHGYPTVQQAVAEQLGRGTHYGACHELEIRWAEQVLKMIPGIDRVRFVGSGTEATLLAIRLARAATGRDKIIKFEGHFHGWHDAAAVAIRPPFDRPVSAGVPRGIRDDILICPPNNWDAFMTLVSDRDDIAGAILEPAGGSCGTIPTDHGFLQQLRDVTRAHGIVLIFDEVITGFRLAPGGAQQRYGIHADLTTLAKILAGGLPGGAVVGAAPLMDQLAFREDQTWNREERVWHAGTFNANPLSAAAGVATLPLLADGQVQGSADRAGRVLRNGINEVITRLGVDACVYGESSIVNLFLQPRRHALVLDRPDSPVDHRLLMDHPNQEAYHRMRCALILHGVDFPLFHGWVSAAHSDADLEQTIRAFEAAFRLMRDEGAV; this is encoded by the coding sequence GTGAAAGGCGGTGGGAGAGTGAAAAAGGCCGAACCATCGATCTACGAGGAGTTTCGCCGCACCCATTCTCGATCGGAGGCGCTATTCCGACGGGCGAAGACGACGATTGCGGGAGGTCTGACGCACGATATTCGCCACCTCCATCCGTTTCCCATCTATGTCGATCGGGCCGGCGGCTCCAGGAAGTGGGACGTCGACGGTCACGAGTTGATCGACTACTGGATGGGACACGGGGCGCTCATCCTTGGCCATGGCTATCCGACTGTCCAACAGGCCGTGGCTGAACAGCTTGGCCGCGGCACCCACTACGGCGCGTGTCATGAGCTGGAGATTCGGTGGGCCGAGCAGGTGCTGAAGATGATCCCGGGGATCGACAGGGTCCGCTTTGTCGGCTCAGGGACGGAGGCGACGCTGCTCGCGATTCGGCTTGCCCGGGCCGCAACCGGTCGAGACAAGATCATCAAGTTCGAGGGGCATTTTCACGGATGGCACGACGCTGCGGCGGTCGCGATCCGTCCGCCATTCGACCGGCCGGTCTCCGCAGGTGTCCCACGAGGCATTCGCGACGATATCCTCATCTGTCCGCCGAACAACTGGGATGCGTTCATGACGCTCGTTTCGGACAGAGACGATATCGCCGGCGCGATCCTGGAGCCGGCCGGCGGCAGTTGCGGGACCATCCCCACCGATCACGGCTTCCTGCAACAGCTCCGTGATGTGACTCGCGCCCACGGGATCGTCCTCATCTTCGACGAGGTGATCACAGGATTCCGGTTGGCCCCAGGCGGCGCGCAGCAGCGGTATGGCATCCATGCAGACCTGACCACGCTGGCTAAGATCCTGGCCGGGGGGCTCCCAGGGGGCGCCGTGGTCGGTGCCGCCCCCCTGATGGACCAGTTGGCCTTCAGGGAGGATCAGACCTGGAATCGGGAAGAGCGGGTGTGGCACGCCGGGACCTTCAACGCGAATCCGCTTTCAGCGGCGGCCGGCGTGGCGACGCTCCCGCTCCTGGCCGACGGCCAAGTCCAGGGTAGCGCCGATCGCGCCGGCCGGGTACTACGGAACGGCATCAACGAAGTCATCACACGCCTCGGCGTAGACGCCTGCGTCTATGGTGAATCATCAATCGTCAATCTCTTCCTCCAGCCTCGTCGTCATGCCCTTGTTCTCGACCGACCCGACTCTCCAGTCGATCATCGCCTCCTCATGGACCATCCGAACCAGGAGGCGTATCACCGGATGCGGTGCGCGCTGATCCTGCACGGTGTCGATTTTCCCCTCTTTCATGGGTGGGTCTCGGCAGCCCACTCGGATGCGGATCTGGAGCAGACCATCCGGGCCTTCGAGGCTGCGTTCCGTCTGATGCGGGACGAAGGCGCAGTATAG
- a CDS encoding chromosomal replication initiator protein DnaA — protein sequence MENVGQGAKSSLANSPVKANDIWNEALATIQGKVTRQSYDNWFRPLALESLEDSCVTVRLPNQFFKEWFEDHYLDVLKSVFTDLMFTGVDVILRIAEPSGQAEPTVKPEPAARRPVKRYRHEAANLNPKYTFENFVVGSSSQFAHAGCLAVAEQLSKAYNPLFIYGGVGLGKTHLLHAIGHLVLKRNNRLRLSYVSSEKFTNDLINSIRFDSTGEFRSRYRSLDLLLIDDIQFIAGKERTQEEFFHTFNELYDSSKQIVISSDSLPREIPTLEERLRSRFEWGLIADIQPPDLETKAAIIRKKAQAEGVRLPDDVSLFIAKNVQSNIRELEGSLVRLIAYASMTGRDITLELAQETLKDLNAERAKVITLAAIQQAVADFYRVKVEDLKSKDRNWGVVLPRQVAMYLGRTLTASSLPVIGEAFGGKDHTTVIHSCEKIKQKLTTDEAFRRQIESLSQAITS from the coding sequence GTGGAAAACGTTGGACAAGGCGCGAAGTCGAGTCTGGCCAATTCACCCGTAAAGGCAAATGATATCTGGAATGAGGCCCTTGCGACCATCCAGGGAAAGGTCACACGCCAAAGCTACGACAATTGGTTCCGCCCACTGGCCCTGGAATCACTGGAAGACTCGTGCGTCACGGTCCGGCTCCCGAACCAGTTTTTTAAGGAGTGGTTCGAAGATCATTATCTGGACGTGCTCAAGTCGGTCTTCACCGATCTGATGTTTACAGGTGTCGACGTGATCCTCCGCATAGCCGAGCCCTCGGGACAGGCCGAGCCCACCGTCAAGCCTGAGCCTGCGGCGAGGCGCCCAGTCAAGCGATACCGGCACGAAGCCGCAAACCTGAATCCGAAGTACACCTTCGAGAACTTCGTGGTCGGCAGCTCCAGCCAATTCGCCCACGCCGGTTGCCTGGCCGTGGCTGAGCAGCTCTCAAAGGCGTACAACCCGCTCTTTATTTATGGCGGGGTGGGTTTGGGGAAGACCCATCTGCTCCATGCCATCGGCCACCTGGTCCTCAAACGCAACAACCGACTCAGGCTCTCCTACGTCTCATCGGAGAAGTTTACGAACGACCTGATCAATTCCATCCGCTTCGATTCCACCGGCGAGTTCCGCAGCCGCTACCGCAGCCTGGACCTGCTGCTTATCGACGATATCCAGTTTATCGCCGGCAAGGAGCGGACCCAGGAGGAGTTCTTCCATACCTTCAATGAATTGTACGACTCCTCGAAACAGATTGTGATCTCTTCCGACAGCCTGCCGCGCGAGATTCCCACACTGGAGGAGCGGCTGCGCTCCAGGTTCGAGTGGGGGCTGATCGCCGACATCCAACCGCCCGACCTTGAGACCAAGGCCGCCATCATCCGAAAGAAGGCGCAGGCGGAGGGTGTGCGGCTGCCTGACGATGTCTCACTCTTTATCGCGAAGAACGTACAGTCGAATATTCGGGAACTGGAAGGCTCATTGGTCCGTCTCATCGCCTACGCCTCGATGACCGGTCGCGATATCACTTTGGAACTCGCCCAGGAGACCCTGAAGGACCTGAATGCAGAGCGGGCCAAGGTCATTACACTGGCCGCCATCCAGCAGGCGGTCGCCGACTTTTATCGCGTCAAGGTCGAAGATCTGAAATCGAAGGATCGAAACTGGGGTGTGGTCTTGCCGCGCCAGGTCGCGATGTACCTCGGTCGGACGCTGACCGCCTCCTCGTTGCCGGTCATCGGCGAGGCGTTCGGCGGGAAGGACCATACAACGGTCATCCACTCCTGCGAAAAGATCAAGCAAAAGCTCACAACCGATGAGGCCTTCCGGCGACAGATCGAATCGCTCTCCCAGGCGATCACCTCATAA
- a CDS encoding NAD-dependent dehydratase, with translation MLTLVTGGTGFVGAAVVRLLLSEGHTVRALARRGSDLHNLDGLDVDLAFGDLLDKESLRRACKGCRRLYHVGAHYSLWEPSPEVFYRVNVDGTRNLLEAALEEGVERVVYTSTVGALGHQDNGNPADEETPANLVQMIGHYKRSKFLAEEEARGAARRGLPVVIVNPSTPVGPRDIKPTPTGRIIVDFLNRRMPAYVDTGLNFIDVDDVARGHLLAAERGRIGERYILGHSNLTLQELFTVLGRMTKLPPPSVRLPYRLIVPLAYANHWLSSVTRKPPRIPLEGVKMAKRRMFFDASKAVRELGLPQSPIEQALEAAVRWFTDNGYVKR, from the coding sequence ATGTTGACGCTTGTTACGGGCGGGACCGGCTTCGTCGGTGCCGCCGTGGTCCGACTGCTGTTGTCGGAAGGCCATACCGTCCGGGCGCTGGCGCGACGCGGCAGCGACCTGCACAACCTCGACGGCCTCGATGTCGACCTCGCCTTCGGCGACCTGCTGGATAAGGAATCACTGCGGCGGGCGTGCAAAGGGTGCCGACGACTCTACCACGTCGGGGCCCACTACTCGCTGTGGGAGCCCTCACCGGAGGTCTTTTACCGGGTGAATGTGGACGGCACCCGCAACCTCCTGGAGGCCGCCCTGGAGGAAGGGGTTGAGCGGGTCGTCTACACCAGCACCGTCGGCGCACTCGGCCATCAGGACAATGGCAACCCCGCCGACGAAGAGACGCCGGCGAACCTCGTTCAGATGATCGGCCACTACAAGCGATCGAAGTTCCTGGCCGAAGAGGAGGCGCGAGGGGCCGCACGCCGCGGACTGCCGGTCGTGATCGTTAACCCGAGCACACCGGTCGGGCCGCGCGACATCAAACCGACACCGACAGGCCGGATCATCGTCGATTTCCTCAACCGCCGCATGCCGGCCTATGTCGACACCGGCCTGAATTTCATCGACGTCGACGATGTGGCCCGAGGCCACCTGCTGGCCGCCGAGCGGGGTCGGATCGGCGAACGGTATATCCTCGGCCACAGCAACCTGACGCTCCAGGAACTCTTCACCGTCCTGGGCCGGATGACGAAGCTCCCGCCGCCCAGTGTCCGTCTGCCATACCGGTTGATCGTCCCGCTGGCCTATGCGAATCACTGGCTGTCCAGTGTGACCAGGAAGCCGCCGCGCATCCCATTGGAGGGGGTGAAGATGGCCAAGCGACGGATGTTCTTTGACGCCTCCAAGGCGGTACGGGAACTGGGGCTGCCGCAATCGCCGATCGAGCAGGCGCTTGAAGCGGCGGTTCGATGGTTCACCGACAACGGGTATGTGAAGCGATAA
- a CDS encoding esterase, giving the protein MGFVEDLGLQTTRTEGGAEVRLEVTEAVLNGLGLVHGGVICSLVDHAIGAAVIFALGHGGRAVTAELKINFLAPAERGVLVARGRLLREGQRLLVGEAEVIDQSGRLIAKALGTWAVVRKAL; this is encoded by the coding sequence ATGGGTTTTGTTGAGGACCTGGGACTCCAGACGACCCGGACCGAAGGAGGGGCGGAGGTTCGGCTGGAGGTGACGGAGGCGGTTCTGAACGGTCTGGGGCTGGTCCACGGCGGCGTGATCTGCAGCCTTGTTGATCACGCCATCGGCGCGGCGGTGATCTTCGCCCTTGGTCACGGCGGGCGGGCCGTCACGGCCGAACTGAAGATCAATTTCCTTGCCCCGGCTGAGCGTGGGGTTCTGGTCGCGAGAGGACGGCTGCTCCGTGAAGGTCAGCGCCTCCTGGTCGGAGAGGCGGAGGTCATCGATCAGTCGGGTCGATTGATCGCCAAGGCCCTCGGGACATGGGCCGTTGTACGGAAGGCCCTATAG
- a CDS encoding 3-oxoacyl-ACP synthase → MIRPSSKNRRPSRGRANLARLRRVSDAEIARTAPPELADLPDDFWTEPTLVLPVTKRAISLRVDEDVLNWFRASGPRYQSRMNAVLRSYMAYVRRHRGGEGTAA, encoded by the coding sequence ATGATCAGGCCATCCAGCAAGAATAGGCGACCGAGCAGGGGTCGAGCAAATCTGGCGCGTCTCAGGCGTGTGAGTGACGCCGAGATCGCTCGGACGGCACCACCAGAACTCGCTGACCTTCCGGACGATTTCTGGACTGAACCTACGCTCGTACTGCCTGTGACCAAGCGGGCCATCTCGTTGCGGGTAGATGAAGATGTGCTGAACTGGTTCAGGGCCTCCGGCCCACGTTACCAGTCGCGCATGAATGCGGTCTTGCGCAGCTACATGGCCTACGTACGACGGCACAGAGGTGGGGAAGGTACAGCAGCTTGA
- a CDS encoding BrnT family toxin: MRFTWDRRKSDANYRERGFDFEFASLIFDGLIVMVEDTRRDYGERRFVAIGSADGLHLTVVFTDRIGVKGEIARRIISARQSNRRERNLYDQAIQQE, translated from the coding sequence ATGCGGTTCACCTGGGACCGGCGTAAGAGCGACGCGAACTATCGGGAGCGCGGATTCGACTTCGAGTTTGCCTCGCTCATCTTTGACGGTCTCATTGTCATGGTGGAGGACACTCGTCGTGACTATGGCGAACGACGGTTTGTGGCAATCGGTTCGGCAGATGGCCTCCACCTTACGGTCGTGTTTACGGATCGTATCGGGGTGAAGGGCGAAATCGCGCGTCGGATCATCTCGGCGCGACAGAGTAACCGGCGGGAGCGGAATCTATATGATCAGGCCATCCAGCAAGAATAG
- a CDS encoding cytochrome C biogenesis protein, whose amino-acid sequence MSETGEALTIWMALGAGILSFISPCVLPLFPSYLSFVTGLSFSELSGPVANVKTRRAIILNALCFILGFSMVFMSLGASFSLLGRLLFDYQQVLKKVGGVLVILFGLYIAGLLKLPFLAKTIRFELQDRPAGYLGAFIVGITFAAGWTPCVGPILGSILLYASTAKTASTGILMLGAYSLGLAIPFFLSALALNRFLDYFDRFKRLMPIVNAVSGIFLVVVGSLLLTNYFTILSAYALRLTPQWLWQRL is encoded by the coding sequence ATGTCGGAGACTGGCGAGGCTTTAACTATTTGGATGGCCCTTGGGGCCGGGATCCTCTCTTTTATCTCGCCCTGTGTACTGCCCCTCTTTCCCTCGTACCTCTCGTTTGTAACCGGCCTCTCCTTCAGCGAGCTGTCGGGCCCGGTAGCGAATGTCAAAACGCGACGGGCGATCATCCTGAACGCCCTCTGCTTCATCCTCGGTTTCTCGATGGTCTTTATGTCCTTGGGCGCCTCCTTCAGCCTGCTGGGTCGGCTGCTGTTTGACTACCAACAGGTGCTGAAGAAGGTCGGAGGCGTACTGGTGATCCTCTTCGGTCTCTATATCGCCGGCCTCCTGAAGCTCCCCTTTCTCGCAAAGACTATCCGATTCGAGCTGCAGGATCGACCGGCCGGGTACCTGGGCGCCTTTATCGTGGGAATAACCTTTGCGGCCGGCTGGACGCCCTGCGTCGGGCCGATCCTGGGCTCCATCCTGCTGTATGCGAGCACGGCCAAGACGGCGTCTACGGGTATCCTGATGCTGGGCGCCTACTCGCTTGGCCTTGCCATCCCGTTCTTTTTGAGCGCACTGGCCCTCAACCGTTTTCTCGACTACTTCGACCGCTTTAAACGACTCATGCCGATTGTAAACGCGGTCAGTGGGATCTTCCTGGTTGTCGTCGGCAGCCTCCTGCTGACGAACTACTTCACGATCCTCTCAGCCTACGCGCTGCGGCTCACGCCGCAATGGCTCTGGCAGCGACTCTAA
- a CDS encoding insulinase family protein, protein MFEGLAEAQMAARVKESTLENGLKILLLEEHKAPVVTIHVWYRVGARNEQPGTTGLSHLLEHMMFKGTSNVGPGQFSRIIRKNGGRDNAFTSDDYTGYFETFASDRIELALKLEADRMRGLLIDPKEAESEKKVVMEERRLRTDDDPVSALREAMAAAAFQAHPYRQPVIGWMTDIEGITRDDLVRYYNTYYVPNNAVLVVVGDFNSDELLPKIRQYFGSIPRGVDPPVVRAVEPAQRGERRVFLKKEAELPFVFMGYHVPNLKHPDNFALEVLAYILSGGKSARIYKSLVYEQQLALFAGGGYHRESIDPNLFPLYASVMPGKTAEEVERALTAEIERLKNESVPDRELQKAKNQIEADFLLGQDSVFNLARRLAEYEIVAGWRAWDAYLPGIRAVTAADLQRAAKTYLTPDNRTVGILIPEKIKK, encoded by the coding sequence CTGTTTGAGGGTCTGGCTGAGGCGCAGATGGCCGCCAGAGTGAAAGAGTCGACGCTCGAAAACGGGCTGAAAATCCTGTTACTTGAAGAGCATAAGGCGCCTGTGGTCACCATCCATGTCTGGTATCGGGTCGGCGCGCGCAACGAGCAGCCCGGCACTACCGGTCTGTCCCACCTGTTGGAACATATGATGTTCAAGGGGACCTCCAATGTGGGTCCGGGGCAGTTTTCGAGGATCATCAGAAAGAACGGCGGTCGGGATAACGCCTTTACCAGCGATGACTACACCGGCTATTTCGAGACCTTTGCATCGGACCGGATCGAACTGGCCCTGAAACTCGAGGCTGATCGGATGCGGGGCCTGTTGATCGATCCAAAAGAGGCGGAATCGGAGAAGAAGGTCGTTATGGAAGAACGCCGTCTGCGCACCGACGACGATCCGGTCTCCGCCTTAAGGGAGGCGATGGCGGCGGCGGCGTTCCAGGCCCATCCCTACCGACAGCCGGTCATCGGCTGGATGACCGATATCGAAGGGATCACGAGGGACGATCTGGTACGGTACTACAACACCTACTACGTACCGAACAACGCGGTGCTGGTCGTCGTCGGTGATTTCAACAGCGATGAACTGCTTCCCAAGATCCGGCAGTATTTTGGCTCGATTCCGCGGGGCGTCGATCCGCCGGTCGTCCGTGCTGTGGAGCCGGCGCAACGGGGAGAGCGTCGGGTCTTTCTGAAGAAGGAGGCGGAGCTACCGTTTGTGTTCATGGGGTATCACGTCCCGAATCTGAAACATCCCGACAACTTCGCGCTCGAGGTGCTGGCCTATATCCTGTCCGGCGGCAAGAGTGCCAGAATCTACAAGAGCCTGGTATACGAGCAACAACTTGCCCTTTTTGCCGGTGGAGGATACCACCGGGAGAGCATCGATCCCAACCTGTTTCCGTTATACGCCAGCGTAATGCCCGGAAAAACGGCCGAAGAGGTTGAGCGGGCGCTGACGGCAGAGATCGAGCGGCTGAAGAACGAGTCTGTTCCGGATCGGGAGTTACAGAAGGCAAAGAATCAGATTGAAGCCGACTTTCTGCTCGGACAGGATTCGGTCTTCAATCTGGCCAGGCGGCTGGCTGAGTATGAAATTGTCGCCGGCTGGCGCGCCTGGGACGCGTACCTCCCGGGTATCCGCGCCGTGACGGCGGCGGATCTGCAACGGGCGGCAAAAACCTACCTGACGCCGGACAACCGCACCGTTGGGATCCTGATTCCGGAAAAGATCAAGAAGTAG
- a CDS encoding 2-alkenal reductase: MSIYRCIRVRRVVFAALAAVGCLAIRTDAWAEKTQTEGPGLSPEEQIVISVYKHASPGVVHITSTALAYDVFFNPIPQKGAGSGVVVDDRGYILTNNHVVEEADSLEVTLPDKSKVPAKLIGRDPSNDLAVIKISVPKEKLFPLKMGNSDALQVGQMAIAIGNPFGLDRTVTRGVVSSVGRTLRSESGRQIRGVIQTDAPINPGNSGGPLLNSRGEVIGINSAIYTPSGGSVGIGFAVPVNTAKRLLPQLIAKGRVSHPWLGIAGLDITPELADALKLPVREGIVVVQVAPKGPVQRAGIKGAIRRVRVGNVVVGVGGDIIVAVEGRKVTSIDDLTAFLDAERKAGDQIRIEVLRGGKSLTVSVRLGELPEA; the protein is encoded by the coding sequence TTGTCCATCTACCGCTGCATTCGGGTTCGACGTGTCGTATTCGCGGCACTCGCGGCTGTCGGATGCCTCGCTATCCGGACCGATGCCTGGGCGGAAAAAACCCAGACCGAAGGCCCCGGTCTCAGCCCCGAGGAACAGATCGTGATCTCGGTCTATAAACATGCCAGCCCCGGCGTCGTTCATATCACCAGTACTGCGCTAGCCTACGATGTCTTCTTCAATCCGATACCTCAGAAGGGAGCCGGTTCGGGTGTCGTAGTCGACGACCGAGGCTACATTCTGACCAATAACCATGTGGTGGAGGAGGCCGACAGCCTGGAGGTCACACTACCCGACAAAAGTAAGGTTCCCGCCAAGTTGATCGGCCGCGATCCGAGTAACGATCTGGCCGTCATCAAGATCTCCGTCCCAAAGGAGAAGCTGTTTCCGTTGAAGATGGGCAACAGCGATGCCTTGCAGGTGGGGCAGATGGCTATCGCGATCGGTAATCCGTTCGGCCTGGATCGAACAGTAACGCGTGGCGTCGTGAGTTCGGTGGGCCGGACGTTGCGTTCGGAGAGCGGTCGGCAGATCCGAGGTGTTATCCAGACCGATGCGCCGATTAATCCCGGTAATTCGGGCGGACCGCTGCTGAATTCGAGGGGCGAGGTGATCGGCATCAACAGTGCGATCTATACGCCAAGCGGCGGGTCGGTCGGAATCGGGTTTGCCGTCCCGGTGAATACGGCGAAACGGTTGCTCCCTCAGTTGATCGCCAAGGGGCGGGTCAGCCATCCCTGGTTGGGGATCGCCGGTCTGGACATCACGCCGGAACTGGCCGACGCCCTGAAGCTGCCGGTTCGAGAAGGCATCGTGGTGGTACAGGTCGCTCCTAAAGGCCCTGTTCAGCGCGCGGGTATCAAGGGGGCGATAAGACGGGTACGGGTCGGCAATGTGGTGGTAGGTGTAGGGGGAGACATCATTGTCGCGGTCGAGGGTCGGAAGGTCACATCGATAGACGATCTGACGGCGTTTCTGGACGCGGAGCGGAAGGCGGGAGACCAGATCAGGATCGAAGTGCTTAGGGGCGGTAAGTCGCTCACCGTATCGGTTCGCCTGGGAGAGTTGCCTGAGGCATGA
- a CDS encoding inositol monophosphatase — MEIDAIREVALRAAKEAGAILRQGLEQQRTIEFKGVKNLVTDMDRRSEETIADLVRQALPHHNVLCEEGTRLQGDSGYRWYVDPLDGTTNYAHGYPCYSVSIGVEQDGELIFGIVYDPSQEELFMAERGGGAFLNGKRLQVSTIAGLPDALLATGFPNDVAGAEHNNLDQFVKFMTRAQGVRRPGSAALDLCYVAAGRFDGFWELKLYPWDMAAGILMVTEAGGRVTDLHGGPHRLSNPQIVASNGLLHAEMLRVLAMER; from the coding sequence ATGGAAATCGACGCCATACGCGAGGTCGCACTGCGCGCTGCGAAGGAGGCCGGGGCGATCCTTCGCCAGGGGTTAGAACAACAGCGAACCATCGAGTTCAAGGGGGTGAAGAACCTCGTGACCGATATGGATCGCCGTTCAGAGGAAACCATTGCCGACCTGGTGCGGCAGGCGCTGCCGCACCACAATGTCCTCTGTGAGGAGGGGACCAGACTCCAGGGCGATTCCGGATATCGGTGGTACGTCGACCCGCTGGACGGGACGACCAATTACGCCCACGGTTACCCCTGTTACTCAGTATCGATCGGGGTGGAACAAGACGGAGAGTTGATCTTCGGGATCGTATATGATCCGAGCCAGGAGGAGCTGTTTATGGCCGAGCGAGGCGGAGGCGCGTTTCTCAACGGAAAGCGTTTACAGGTCTCAACCATCGCCGGCCTGCCTGACGCGCTGCTGGCTACCGGGTTTCCCAACGATGTCGCAGGTGCCGAGCACAATAACCTGGATCAGTTCGTGAAGTTTATGACACGCGCGCAGGGCGTCCGTCGCCCCGGTTCAGCCGCCCTTGACCTCTGCTATGTGGCCGCCGGTCGATTTGACGGCTTCTGGGAGCTGAAGCTGTATCCGTGGGACATGGCGGCAGGCATTCTGATGGTCACCGAGGCGGGCGGCCGGGTGACCGACCTTCACGGTGGGCCGCATCGCCTGTCTAACCCCCAAATCGTAGCCAGCAACGGCCTGCTCCATGCCGAGATGCTCCGCGTCCTGGCCATGGAACGCTGA